From a region of the Nonlabens dokdonensis DSW-6 genome:
- a CDS encoding GatB/YqeY domain-containing protein codes for MSLEKDIMTAMKDAMKAKDQTALAALRAVKSEILLAKTSGGDEGLSEDDEIKIVQKLVKQRKDSARIFSEQNREDLSEPELAQAAVLEKFLPEQMSEEEITKVVSGIITKTGASGMKDMGKVMGMANKELAGKADGRTISTIVKSQLT; via the coding sequence ATGAGTTTAGAGAAAGATATAATGACCGCGATGAAGGACGCGATGAAAGCTAAAGATCAAACTGCTCTCGCTGCATTAAGAGCCGTTAAAAGTGAAATATTATTGGCAAAAACATCTGGTGGAGATGAAGGATTAAGCGAGGATGACGAAATTAAAATAGTTCAAAAACTTGTCAAACAACGCAAGGATAGTGCTCGTATTTTTTCAGAACAAAATAGAGAAGATCTCTCTGAGCCAGAACTTGCTCAAGCAGCAGTTTTAGAAAAATTTCTTCCAGAACAAATGAGTGAAGAAGAAATAACAAAAGTTGTTTCTGGTATAATTACCAAGACTGGAGCTTCTGGAATGAAAGATATGGGTAAGGTAATGGGAATGGCAAATAAAGAATTAGCAGGTAAGGCAGACGGCCGAACGATAAGTACTATTGTAAAGTCACAATTGACTTAG
- the ftsZ gene encoding cell division protein FtsZ — MSEEFNSIAFDLPKNKSNVIKVIGVGGGGSNAIKHMYQQGIKGVDFVICNTDSQALDNSPVPNKIQLGVTLTEGLGAGANPEVGERAAQESMQDVKDLLDSNTKMVFITAGMGGGTGTGAAPVIAQIARDMDILTVGIVTTPFHFEGKVRNEQAQMGIEKFRKSVDSLIIINNNKLRDVYGNLGFKAGFSKADEVLATASRGIAEVITNHYTQNIDLRDAKTVLANSGTAIMGSAQSTGSNRAQEGILKALDSPLLNDNKISGAKNVLLLIVSGTEEITIDEIGEVNEHIQNEAGGVANIIMGVGEDEALGDAISITVIATGFDAEQQNEISNTEAKRIIHTLEEEQRATAVLKESNNDVLPGKLIMDLEEEQEEDTAFAKAEQEIKTVKPSQPEEPLIIVHELGDEEPEDTISPIVDENPLIPTTEFIENFNVVYEEVLDKTEEFVIREVQPEVEEISTEPVQEEEKDQFFLDFDMPLSSQLKEDDAPVVKHELEDIEVNDPINVVPVTEFSDEGVKKYSLEDYMDVEEKLNSAKPKESNRENVVAEPEIKMVTKDVQSTELPDQQETDQDVDPTDLPLNQILVQRAEERKRKMHAYNFQFKSSHRLDEIEKQPAYLRQGVKLDKLPEENDRSRTTLSTDENNEIQLRSSNNSFLHDNVD; from the coding sequence ATGAGTGAAGAATTTAACAGTATCGCTTTTGATTTACCTAAAAATAAATCAAATGTCATTAAAGTCATCGGTGTAGGTGGTGGTGGTAGCAATGCCATCAAGCACATGTACCAGCAAGGAATTAAAGGAGTAGATTTTGTAATCTGTAATACAGATTCACAAGCGCTGGATAATAGTCCAGTCCCTAATAAAATCCAACTAGGAGTTACCCTAACAGAAGGTCTTGGAGCTGGAGCAAATCCAGAAGTAGGAGAACGTGCTGCACAAGAAAGTATGCAGGATGTTAAGGATTTACTAGACTCTAATACTAAAATGGTTTTTATCACCGCAGGAATGGGTGGTGGAACAGGTACAGGAGCCGCGCCAGTAATTGCACAAATTGCTCGCGATATGGACATTCTTACCGTAGGTATTGTTACAACACCATTTCATTTTGAAGGTAAAGTACGTAATGAACAGGCGCAAATGGGAATTGAAAAATTCCGTAAGAGTGTGGATTCTTTGATAATTATCAACAATAATAAATTGAGAGACGTTTATGGAAACCTAGGTTTCAAAGCTGGATTCTCAAAAGCTGATGAGGTACTTGCTACTGCCTCAAGAGGTATTGCAGAGGTAATTACAAATCACTACACTCAAAACATTGACTTGCGCGATGCTAAAACGGTGCTTGCAAATAGTGGTACCGCAATAATGGGAAGTGCGCAATCTACTGGTTCTAATCGTGCTCAAGAAGGAATTCTTAAAGCATTAGACTCTCCATTATTAAACGATAATAAAATATCTGGAGCAAAGAATGTTCTACTATTAATCGTTTCTGGAACTGAAGAAATCACGATTGACGAGATAGGTGAAGTGAACGAGCACATCCAGAATGAAGCTGGTGGCGTCGCAAATATTATCATGGGAGTAGGTGAAGATGAAGCTTTAGGAGATGCTATTTCCATTACAGTGATCGCAACTGGTTTTGATGCAGAACAACAGAATGAAATTTCTAATACAGAGGCAAAACGTATTATACATACGCTTGAAGAAGAGCAACGTGCCACTGCCGTGTTGAAGGAAAGTAATAACGATGTGTTGCCCGGCAAACTGATCATGGATCTTGAAGAAGAGCAGGAAGAGGACACCGCTTTCGCGAAAGCGGAACAAGAAATAAAAACGGTTAAACCATCTCAGCCAGAAGAACCTCTAATCATAGTTCATGAATTAGGTGATGAAGAGCCAGAAGATACTATTTCTCCTATTGTGGATGAAAATCCATTGATTCCTACAACTGAATTCATCGAGAATTTTAATGTGGTTTATGAAGAAGTGTTAGATAAAACTGAAGAATTTGTCATAAGAGAAGTTCAGCCAGAAGTAGAGGAAATTAGCACAGAACCAGTTCAAGAAGAAGAAAAGGATCAGTTTTTCTTAGACTTTGATATGCCATTATCGTCGCAATTAAAGGAAGATGATGCTCCAGTAGTGAAGCATGAGTTAGAAGACATTGAAGTGAATGATCCTATTAATGTAGTTCCTGTTACTGAGTTTTCTGATGAAGGTGTGAAAAAGTACTCTCTTGAAGATTACATGGATGTAGAAGAAAAGCTAAATAGCGCAAAACCTAAGGAGTCTAATAGAGAAAATGTAGTTGCAGAGCCAGAAATTAAAATGGTAACTAAGGATGTGCAGTCTACAGAATTACCTGATCAACAAGAAACAGATCAAGATGTAGACCCTACAGATTTACCACTGAATCAAATTCTTGTACAAAGAGCAGAAGAGCGCAAGCGCAAAATGCATGCTTACAACTTTCAGTTTAAAAGTTCTCATAGGTTAGATGAAATAGAAAAGCAACCAGCTTATTTGAGACAAGGAGTGAAACTTGATAAGTTACCAGAAGAAAATGACCGTTCTAGAACAACACTTTCAACAGACGAGAATAACGAGATACAGCTACGTTCTAGTAATAATTCTTTTTTACATGATAATGTAGATTAA
- the ftsA gene encoding cell division protein FtsA, with translation MEQQEYAVGLDIGTTKIVAMIGRKNEYGKLEILGVGRSKSLGVHRGVVNNITQTITSIQQAVSQAEAVSGIKIKGVTVGIAGQHIRSLQHSDYITRGDSEVVINQDDIAKLCNQVFKLVMLPGEEIIHVLPQEYKIDGQSDVKEPVGMYGGRLEANFHVVVGQVASIRNIYRCVKSADLDLKKITLEPLASADAVLSQEEKEAGVALIDIGGGTTDLAIFKDGIIRHTAVIPQGGNIITQDIKEGCSIIEKQAELLKTKFGSAWPGENKENEIVSIPGLRGREPKEITLKNLSKIIHARVIEILETVFVEIKNYGHDEPKKQLIAGVVLTGGGSQLKHIKQLAEYVTGMPSRIGYPNEHLAGDSDTESTSPLFATAVGLVMKGLEDQFEEEVEEEVVETAATEVEENVEEMQEEEERPSVSEEIKKKGIFDSWATKFKEFLDKAE, from the coding sequence ATGGAACAACAAGAATATGCAGTAGGGCTTGATATAGGTACAACTAAGATTGTGGCTATGATAGGTCGCAAAAATGAATACGGCAAACTTGAGATTCTAGGTGTAGGGAGATCAAAAAGTTTAGGAGTACATCGAGGTGTAGTTAACAATATTACTCAAACTATTACTTCTATCCAGCAGGCCGTGAGTCAGGCTGAGGCTGTAAGTGGTATAAAGATTAAAGGAGTAACCGTAGGAATAGCTGGACAACATATAAGAAGTTTACAGCATAGTGATTATATAACAAGAGGCGATAGTGAAGTAGTTATCAATCAAGATGACATTGCAAAACTGTGCAATCAGGTTTTCAAATTAGTAATGCTTCCAGGAGAAGAAATTATCCACGTTCTTCCACAGGAATATAAAATCGATGGACAGTCTGATGTGAAAGAACCTGTTGGAATGTATGGTGGTAGATTAGAAGCAAATTTTCATGTAGTTGTAGGTCAGGTAGCCTCTATACGTAATATCTATAGATGTGTAAAAAGTGCCGACTTAGATCTTAAGAAAATAACTCTAGAACCACTTGCTAGTGCAGACGCTGTTTTGAGTCAAGAAGAAAAAGAAGCTGGTGTTGCTCTTATCGATATAGGTGGTGGAACCACAGATCTTGCCATTTTCAAAGATGGAATTATTCGTCATACAGCGGTCATTCCTCAAGGTGGTAACATTATTACACAAGATATTAAAGAAGGCTGTTCGATAATTGAAAAACAGGCCGAATTGCTCAAAACAAAATTTGGTAGTGCGTGGCCAGGTGAAAATAAAGAAAACGAGATCGTTTCTATTCCAGGATTAAGAGGTCGTGAACCTAAAGAAATCACACTTAAAAACTTAAGTAAGATCATTCACGCTCGCGTTATTGAGATACTTGAAACTGTCTTTGTTGAAATTAAGAATTACGGTCACGATGAGCCTAAAAAACAACTGATTGCAGGAGTTGTTCTTACTGGTGGAGGAAGCCAGTTAAAACACATCAAGCAACTTGCAGAATATGTAACCGGAATGCCTAGCCGTATAGGTTATCCTAATGAACATCTTGCAGGAGATAGTGACACAGAAAGTACAAGTCCATTGTTTGCAACCGCTGTAGGACTTGTTATGAAAGGACTTGAAGATCAGTTTGAAGAAGAAGTAGAGGAAGAGGTAGTAGAAACTGCCGCAACTGAAGTAGAAGAAAATGTAGAAGAGATGCAAGAAGAAGAGGAACGCCCTTCTGTTTCTGAAGAAATAAAAAAGAAAGGAATCTTTGACTCTTGGGCGACTAAGTTTAAAGAATTCCTGGACAAAGCTGAGTAA
- a CDS encoding cell division protein FtsQ/DivIB, with protein MHRFINLIKLVSVVLLVIGLYAFASHRYKNRTLSGVNITFTDYSDPLISEKNVNKLLIQNNDTVKNLIIENLDLNKSELRLVENAMIRDAEVSVSLDGLLKAVVQPRKPIARIMGRTNAYLDQDNLIMPLSKEHTVNVPLVYGFNEKVQDQTFKLINRIRSEELLKASFTQIDFDKDQEVTLSVRAFDFKVKLGKVEKLDHKMVNYQAFITKMQKDKRLEELKTIDLRFDNQVVVIKK; from the coding sequence ATGCATAGATTTATAAACCTTATAAAACTAGTGTCCGTAGTTCTTTTAGTCATAGGTCTATATGCTTTTGCATCGCATAGATATAAGAACAGAACATTGTCTGGTGTAAACATCACATTTACAGATTATAGTGACCCATTGATATCAGAAAAAAACGTTAATAAATTGTTGATACAAAATAACGATACTGTTAAGAACCTGATCATAGAAAATTTAGATTTGAATAAGAGTGAATTACGACTTGTTGAGAACGCAATGATCAGAGATGCAGAGGTTTCTGTTTCCTTAGATGGATTGCTTAAAGCTGTTGTGCAACCTAGAAAGCCTATCGCTAGGATCATGGGAAGAACAAATGCCTATCTAGATCAAGATAATTTAATCATGCCGTTGTCTAAAGAGCATACTGTAAATGTTCCTTTAGTTTATGGATTCAATGAGAAGGTTCAAGATCAAACATTCAAATTGATAAATCGTATACGTAGCGAGGAGCTTTTGAAAGCTTCTTTTACTCAAATAGATTTTGATAAAGATCAAGAGGTGACTTTGTCAGTGAGAGCGTTTGATTTTAAAGTGAAATTAGGAAAGGTGGAGAAGCTTGATCATAAAATGGTCAATTATCAGGCATTTATAACCAAGATGCAAAAAGATAAAAGACTAGAGGAGCTTAAAACAATAGACTTGCGATTTGACAATCAAGTAGTAGTAATTAAAAAGTAG
- the murC gene encoding UDP-N-acetylmuramate--L-alanine ligase — protein sequence MKELQHITHFYFIGIGGIGMSALARYLNQQGKQVAGYDRITTALTVKLEEEGIDIHYTDDYNKIAAAFKNKDNAQVIYTPAVPVDFGELVRFRESGITTIKRAQLLGQISRTMTCLAIAGTHGKTTTSAILAHLLYKSDVNVTAFLGGILEEYHTNYLCSGTDVMVVEADEFDRSFMQLDPDIAGITAMDADHLDIYGDVATFEKTFHDFAHLLDGKKLLINENLDLNGIKVGLESGDYKTLNEVIVDGAYHFDLQTPQGSIENCLLKLPGRHNLSNALLAMAVALEYGANPEKLKLALASFPGVERRFTYRIDTEERVVIDDYAHHPTEIEAVYQAVTEMYPEEKKLVIFQPHLFSRTRDFMEEFAQALGKFDKVGLLDIYPARELPIEGINSSVLCQKINALDHAPEITTVVEKADIEEFIQEMGARIVLMLGAGDIGVEINKLTQKWADA from the coding sequence ATGAAAGAGTTGCAACACATAACGCATTTTTATTTTATCGGTATCGGTGGTATCGGTATGAGCGCGCTGGCACGTTATCTCAATCAACAAGGTAAGCAAGTAGCTGGATACGATCGTATAACAACGGCTCTAACGGTTAAACTAGAAGAAGAAGGCATTGATATTCATTATACTGATGACTACAATAAAATTGCAGCTGCTTTCAAGAATAAAGATAATGCACAAGTCATCTATACTCCAGCAGTACCAGTAGATTTTGGAGAATTAGTCCGCTTTCGCGAAAGCGGAATCACAACCATCAAACGTGCTCAACTTCTAGGTCAGATCTCTAGAACAATGACTTGTCTTGCTATTGCTGGGACGCATGGTAAGACGACAACTAGCGCTATTTTGGCACACTTACTTTATAAAAGTGATGTGAACGTAACTGCTTTTTTAGGCGGTATACTGGAAGAGTACCACACCAATTATCTATGCTCCGGAACTGATGTTATGGTAGTAGAGGCAGACGAGTTTGACCGCTCGTTCATGCAGCTTGATCCAGACATTGCGGGAATAACTGCCATGGATGCAGATCATCTGGATATCTATGGAGATGTGGCCACATTTGAAAAAACCTTTCATGATTTTGCGCATTTGCTTGATGGGAAAAAACTATTAATAAATGAAAATCTAGATCTCAATGGAATCAAAGTAGGTTTAGAATCTGGTGATTATAAAACGTTAAATGAGGTGATAGTAGATGGAGCATATCATTTTGATTTGCAAACTCCTCAAGGCAGTATTGAGAACTGTTTACTAAAATTACCTGGAAGACATAACCTTAGTAATGCACTTCTTGCCATGGCAGTAGCTTTAGAATATGGTGCAAATCCTGAAAAACTAAAATTGGCTCTAGCATCATTTCCAGGTGTCGAGCGCAGGTTTACCTATAGAATTGATACTGAAGAACGCGTTGTAATAGATGATTATGCGCATCATCCTACAGAGATAGAAGCCGTTTATCAAGCAGTAACAGAAATGTATCCAGAAGAAAAAAAACTGGTCATATTTCAGCCGCATTTGTTTTCTAGAACTCGAGATTTCATGGAGGAATTTGCGCAAGCCTTAGGTAAGTTTGATAAAGTAGGTTTATTAGATATTTATCCTGCACGAGAATTACCTATAGAAGGTATCAACTCTAGCGTTTTATGCCAAAAAATAAATGCTTTAGATCATGCTCCAGAAATAACTACGGTAGTAGAAAAAGCAGATATTGAGGAATTTATACAAGAAATGGGTGCAAGAATAGTTCTAATGTTGGGAGCTGGTGATATAGGTGTAGAGATAAATAAATTAACTCAAAAATGGGCCGATGCATAG
- the murG gene encoding undecaprenyldiphospho-muramoylpentapeptide beta-N-acetylglucosaminyltransferase yields the protein MYSVKPYKIIISGGGTGGHIYPAISIANECKRRWPDCDILFVGASDRMEMEKVPAAGYTIKGLWISGIQRSLSLKNLAFPFKVIKSLIDARKIIKDFEPNIAIGTGGFASGPLLFMANKMSVPTLIQEQNSYPGITNKLLSKKVDKICVASTGLDRFFPKEKIVLTGNPVRQDLLDISNVREEAQEYFNLDPDKKVLLVLGGSLGSRRINKLIDTYKEHLMEEVQIIWQCGKIYYDEYWRQANHDLSVYKFIDRMDLAYAAADVIISRAGAGSISELSIVGKPVIFIPSPHVAEDHQTKNALAVVEKNAALMIKEQDLDHNFLTIWNGLIPDASLQDKLSSGIKNLALPEATNDIVNEIEQLLK from the coding sequence ATGTACTCAGTGAAGCCATATAAAATTATCATATCAGGTGGAGGAACAGGTGGACACATCTATCCAGCGATTTCTATTGCAAACGAATGCAAAAGAAGGTGGCCAGATTGTGATATACTTTTTGTAGGAGCAAGCGACCGCATGGAAATGGAGAAAGTTCCTGCTGCTGGATATACAATTAAGGGATTATGGATAAGTGGCATACAAAGAAGTTTATCTCTCAAAAACTTAGCTTTCCCTTTTAAAGTTATTAAAAGCTTAATTGATGCCCGTAAAATCATTAAAGACTTTGAACCAAACATAGCAATAGGAACCGGTGGTTTTGCAAGTGGTCCGTTGCTTTTTATGGCAAATAAAATGAGTGTTCCTACTTTAATTCAAGAACAAAATTCCTATCCGGGAATCACTAATAAATTACTAAGCAAAAAAGTGGACAAGATTTGCGTGGCGAGTACAGGTTTGGATCGTTTTTTCCCAAAAGAGAAAATTGTTTTAACCGGTAATCCAGTCCGTCAAGATCTCTTGGATATTTCTAATGTAAGAGAAGAAGCTCAAGAGTATTTCAATCTTGATCCTGATAAAAAAGTGCTTCTCGTTCTAGGAGGATCTTTAGGCTCCAGACGTATCAATAAATTAATAGATACCTATAAAGAGCACTTAATGGAAGAAGTGCAAATTATCTGGCAATGTGGAAAAATTTACTATGATGAATACTGGCGACAAGCAAATCATGACTTGAGTGTGTATAAATTTATCGATAGAATGGATCTCGCCTATGCAGCCGCAGATGTTATTATTTCTCGAGCTGGTGCTGGTTCTATATCTGAGTTAAGCATCGTGGGCAAACCTGTAATTTTTATTCCGTCGCCGCATGTGGCAGAAGACCATCAGACCAAAAATGCTTTGGCGGTCGTAGAAAAAAATGCGGCACTAATGATCAAAGAGCAAGATTTGGATCATAACTTTTTGACCATTTGGAACGGACTTATTCCTGATGCGAGTTTACAAGACAAGCTTTCGTCAGGTATTAAAAATTTAGCCTTGCCAGAAGCCACAAATGATATTGTTAATGAGATAGAACAGTTGCTCAAATGA
- a CDS encoding FtsW/RodA/SpoVE family cell cycle protein, whose translation MKIKNYISGDTFLWALVIILLVFSFLPVYSASANLAYIGQGTGNTTKYLVKHFGHIIIGLGLLYAVHKIPYRYFRGLSVLLIPVVVILLIYTAMQGTVMGGASASRWMTVPVIGMKFQTSTFAFVVLMAYVAKYLASIKDKEVTFKQSLLPLWLPVGIILVLIVPFNLSTAVLIFTMVLLTCFVGGYPIKYLMSIIGIGFIAMTLFVLTAKAFPGVFPNRVDTWVSRIETFGGEGDADTNYQVERAKTAIANGYPFGVGPGKSVTKHVLPQSSSDFIFAIILEEFGLIGGLTILALYLFFLFRLIIISTKAGTVFGQLLVIGVGFPIIFQALTNMAVAVNLIPVTGQTLPLISSGGTSILMTCMSIGIVLSVSAKRDEEKVQEKTKDEEMNPLDVLSEAI comes from the coding sequence TTGAAGATTAAGAACTACATATCTGGTGATACCTTTTTATGGGCGCTTGTAATTATATTACTGGTGTTTTCTTTCTTGCCTGTTTATAGTGCGAGTGCAAACTTGGCTTATATAGGGCAAGGAACTGGTAATACAACCAAGTATTTAGTGAAGCATTTTGGCCACATTATTATAGGTTTAGGTCTTTTATATGCGGTTCACAAAATACCTTACCGATATTTTAGAGGCTTAAGTGTATTACTAATTCCAGTAGTAGTTATTTTATTGATCTACACTGCAATGCAAGGCACAGTTATGGGTGGTGCCAGTGCAAGTAGGTGGATGACGGTTCCAGTAATAGGAATGAAGTTTCAGACCAGTACGTTTGCTTTTGTAGTGTTGATGGCATACGTAGCAAAATATCTTGCTTCTATAAAAGATAAAGAGGTCACTTTCAAACAGTCGCTACTGCCTCTATGGCTTCCAGTAGGAATTATATTAGTTCTTATTGTACCTTTTAATTTATCGACTGCAGTGCTCATTTTCACAATGGTATTATTGACCTGCTTTGTAGGTGGCTATCCTATAAAGTATTTAATGAGTATTATAGGTATAGGTTTTATAGCGATGACGCTTTTTGTTTTAACTGCAAAAGCATTTCCAGGCGTTTTTCCTAACCGTGTAGATACATGGGTGTCGCGTATTGAGACTTTTGGAGGTGAAGGAGATGCTGATACAAATTATCAAGTAGAAAGGGCAAAAACTGCCATTGCAAATGGATATCCTTTTGGAGTGGGACCAGGTAAAAGTGTTACTAAACATGTTTTGCCGCAGTCTTCAAGTGATTTTATTTTCGCCATTATTTTAGAAGAGTTTGGTTTAATAGGAGGTTTAACCATACTAGCGTTGTATCTGTTTTTCCTTTTCAGACTTATAATTATTTCAACAAAAGCAGGAACTGTTTTTGGGCAGTTACTCGTCATAGGAGTAGGCTTTCCTATCATTTTTCAAGCGCTCACTAACATGGCAGTAGCCGTTAATTTGATTCCAGTTACAGGACAAACTTTGCCTCTTATAAGTAGTGGAGGAACTTCTATATTAATGACTTGTATGTCTATAGGAATCGTATTAAGTGTAAGCGCAAAAAGAGACGAAGAGAAAGTACAAGAAAAAACAAAAGATGAAGAAATGAACCCTTTAGATGTACTCAGTGAAGCCATATAA
- the murD gene encoding UDP-N-acetylmuramoyl-L-alanine--D-glutamate ligase, whose amino-acid sequence MTVDQQHTDIKKLVVLGGGISGTGAALLGAQKGYDVFLSDGGTLGSAFAKALQEQSIPYESGGHSIEMILTANLIVKSPGIPDHAPMILKVKSEGIEVISEIEFAARFTDEKIIAVTGANGKTTVTSLIDHIFNVANLEHTTGGNIGKSFAQQVYEGKSTYRLLEVSSFQLDGISTFKPHIAILLNITPDHLDRYDYKFENYIASKMRITMNQDENDFLIYNTDDPAITEAIKNANIKAQLIPFSMENELEKGAYLLNNQIHINTHNSLFTMPTEQLPIKGKHNTANAMAASTTAKLLQIRKETIRQSLTSFEGVEHRLENVLKINKVQYINDSKATNVNATYYALDSMEQPTVWIVGGVDKGNNYKDLYSLVNRKVKAIVCLGTDNSKIVEAFGNCVEQMVETSNMEDAVRVAYKLATAGDNVLLSPACASFDLFQNYEDRGRQFKNAVRGL is encoded by the coding sequence ATGACAGTAGATCAGCAACATACAGATATTAAAAAACTGGTTGTTCTCGGTGGCGGGATAAGCGGTACAGGCGCTGCGTTGCTGGGTGCTCAAAAGGGATATGATGTTTTCTTGAGTGATGGTGGTACTTTGGGTTCCGCTTTCGCGAAAGCGTTACAAGAACAGTCTATCCCATATGAATCTGGAGGACATTCCATAGAAATGATCCTAACCGCAAACCTGATCGTAAAAAGCCCTGGAATACCAGATCATGCACCAATGATTCTAAAAGTAAAATCTGAAGGGATTGAAGTGATTTCTGAAATTGAGTTTGCTGCTCGATTTACTGATGAGAAGATCATCGCAGTAACAGGAGCAAATGGTAAGACCACTGTCACTAGTCTTATCGATCACATTTTTAATGTGGCAAATCTAGAGCACACTACTGGCGGTAACATAGGAAAAAGTTTTGCGCAACAAGTTTATGAAGGGAAGTCTACATATAGATTACTTGAAGTGAGCAGTTTTCAACTGGATGGAATCAGCACTTTTAAACCTCACATTGCTATTTTATTAAACATTACACCAGACCATCTGGATAGATACGATTACAAGTTTGAAAATTATATAGCGAGTAAAATGCGTATCACTATGAATCAAGATGAGAACGACTTTCTAATCTATAATACAGACGATCCAGCCATAACAGAAGCTATTAAAAACGCTAACATTAAAGCACAACTCATTCCTTTTTCAATGGAAAACGAGCTAGAAAAAGGTGCTTATTTACTTAATAACCAAATCCACATTAACACCCATAACTCATTATTTACTATGCCTACAGAGCAATTACCTATTAAAGGAAAGCACAACACTGCAAATGCAATGGCTGCTTCTACCACTGCAAAACTTTTGCAAATAAGAAAGGAAACTATAAGACAAAGCCTTACTTCTTTTGAAGGAGTAGAGCACCGTTTAGAAAATGTCCTTAAAATCAACAAAGTTCAATACATCAATGATTCAAAAGCTACTAATGTTAACGCGACATATTACGCGCTAGACAGTATGGAGCAGCCTACTGTATGGATAGTAGGAGGCGTTGATAAAGGGAATAACTACAAAGACTTGTATAGTCTTGTCAACCGCAAGGTGAAAGCAATAGTCTGTCTAGGAACAGATAATTCTAAGATAGTTGAAGCTTTTGGCAATTGTGTGGAGCAAATGGTTGAAACCAGTAACATGGAAGATGCTGTACGTGTTGCCTACAAACTAGCGACTGCCGGAGACAATGTTCTTTTGAGTCCAGCTTGTGCAAGCTTTGATTTATTTCAAAATTATGAGGATAGAGGTCGCCAATTTAAAAACGCAGTAAGAGGACTATAA
- the mraY gene encoding phospho-N-acetylmuramoyl-pentapeptide-transferase, translating into MLYYLFKYLEEEFNMPGASLFGFLTFRAAIAFVFALAFSTIYGKRIIVFLQNQQVGETVRDLGLKGQAQKAGTPTMGGIIIILATLIPALLLCQIDNIYVVMLFITTIWMGLIGFTDDYIKIFKKDKGGLKGVFKVIGQVGLGAIIGGIMFFHDGITIKEEVVSPTIDLEIVAQNDTVEFGPAIKSTKTTIPFVKDNELDYSSFISWIDPSLADWAWLVFIPIVIIIVTAVSNGANLTDGIDGLAAGTSVIVVITLALFAWISGNIIFSDYLNVMYIPNSGEMVVFITAFAGALVGFLWYNTFPAQVFMGDTGSLTIGGIIAVLAIATRKELLIPILCGVFLMENLSVMMQVSWFKYTKKKHGEGRRIFLMSPLHHHYQKLGIHESKIVVRFWIVGILLAIISVVTLKVR; encoded by the coding sequence ATGTTATACTACCTATTCAAATACTTAGAAGAAGAGTTCAATATGCCAGGAGCATCACTTTTTGGATTCTTGACTTTTAGAGCGGCAATTGCTTTTGTATTTGCATTAGCTTTTTCTACTATATACGGTAAACGTATTATCGTCTTTTTGCAAAATCAGCAAGTAGGTGAAACGGTTAGAGATTTAGGTCTTAAAGGACAGGCTCAAAAAGCTGGTACGCCTACCATGGGAGGTATTATCATCATTTTAGCGACTTTGATTCCTGCATTGCTATTATGCCAGATCGATAATATCTATGTCGTAATGCTATTTATCACAACCATTTGGATGGGTTTGATAGGTTTTACAGACGATTATATTAAAATTTTTAAGAAAGATAAAGGTGGATTAAAAGGTGTATTCAAAGTTATAGGCCAGGTAGGATTAGGGGCGATTATTGGTGGAATTATGTTTTTTCACGATGGGATTACCATTAAAGAAGAAGTAGTAAGCCCTACTATTGACTTAGAAATAGTTGCTCAAAATGATACGGTAGAATTTGGCCCAGCCATAAAATCTACGAAAACTACGATTCCTTTTGTAAAGGATAATGAGCTGGACTACTCAAGTTTCATCAGTTGGATCGATCCTAGCCTTGCAGATTGGGCTTGGTTGGTATTTATCCCTATCGTGATTATCATCGTCACAGCAGTTTCTAACGGCGCAAATTTAACCGATGGAATCGATGGACTAGCTGCTGGAACAAGTGTTATAGTCGTCATCACATTGGCATTATTTGCTTGGATTTCTGGTAATATCATTTTCTCAGATTACCTCAATGTCATGTACATCCCTAATTCTGGTGAGATGGTAGTTTTCATTACTGCTTTTGCTGGTGCATTAGTAGGTTTTTTATGGTACAACACATTTCCCGCTCAAGTATTCATGGGAGATACAGGAAGTCTTACCATAGGTGGAATTATCGCTGTACTAGCTATTGCAACTAGAAAAGAATTACTTATCCCTATTCTTTGTGGTGTGTTTTTGATGGAAAACCTATCGGTAATGATGCAAGTAAGTTGGTTTAAATACACTAAAAAGAAACATGGTGAAGGTCGTAGAATTTTTCTCATGTCTCCATTACACCATCATTATCAAAAATTAGGCATTCATGAGAGTAAGATTGTTGTGCGGTTTTGGATCGTAGGAATCTTACTTGCAATTATAAGTGTTGTAACTCTCAAAGTACGATAA